ATATTCATGGCGGGAGATCTCAACCGCACCCAGCGAGGCGGTATGCTCGTTCAGCACCTGGCAATCAATCAACTGGCCGCCGCTGCGGGTAAAACGCTCGCAGAAAACCAGCAGGGCAGTTTTCGAGGCATTGACCGCGCGGCTGAACATCGACTCGCCGCAAAACAAGGTGCCCTGCGCCACGCCGTACATCCCGCCCACCAGTTCATCCTTATCCCATACCTCAATCGAGTGGGCGTAACCCAGTTCGTGCAGGCGGTGATAGGCGGTGATCACCTCGGGGGTGATCCAGGTTCCTTCGAAGCGATCGTCGGCGCATCCCTCGATCACCTGACCAAACGCGTGATTAAGTGTGACGCGATAGGGGGGAATGAGCGTGAAAGCGCTTCATGCTGCGGCTGATATGAAACTGTGCGGGCCACAGAACGGCGCGAGGGTCGGGCGACCACCATAAGATCGGATCGCCGGGGGAAAACCACGGAAAAATTCCGCGCTGGTACGCCATTAATAAACGCGACGGGCTCAGATCGCCGCCGAGGGCCAGCAAACCATTAGGTTCACGCAGCGCCCCTTCCGGAGAAGGGAACGCAAGAGAATGACGAGAGAGCTGGACCAGGCGCATGACAACAAAACTCCAGTACGCGAAGTGGGGATCGGTTCAAATATAGACTACAGACGTTGTTTAAACTGGTAGTAGCGACCCTGTTTTGCTAACAGCTCTGCGTGACTACCTTGCTCAATAATCTGTCCGTTGTCCATCACAATAATTTGATCGAAATCCGCCAGTCCGCGCAGGCGGTGCGTCACCATCAGCACCGTTTTGCCCTGCATCTCTTTTTCCAGTAAATCAAGAATTTGTCGCTCTGTGGTTGCGTCGAGACCTTCGGTGGGTTCGTCCAGCAGCATCAGCGGCGCATCGTGCAGCAGCGCGCGGGCAATCGCCAGGCGACGCAGCTCACCGCCGGAGAGCTGACGACCCCCTTCACCGAGCCAGCTGTTCAGACCCTCGTCGTCCAGTAGCTTATGCAGACCCACTTTTTCCAGCATCGCGCTTAACGCGTCATCGGCGGCACCGGGCGCGGCTAACAGCAGGTTATCCCGCAGGGTGGCGCTGAAAAGATGGACCCGCTGCGGCACCACGCTCACCGTTTTGCGTAGCGCAGGCTCGCTCATCGCTGCCAGCGGCGTATCGTTGAACAGGATCTGGCCCTGAGCCGGATCCCAGGCCCGGGTCAGGAGCTGCAGCAGCGTCGACTTCCCGCAGCCGGTACGACCCAGTACCGCAACGTGAGCGCCTGCAGGAATAGTCAGGTTTATATGGTCCAGCGCCGGTTGCGCCTGGCCGTCGTAGGCAAAGCTGACATCCGCCAGGCGGAGGGCCAGCTGCTCAGGCACGTCGGACGCGGCGGTGCTGAACTGCACTTCCGGCTGTTGGCCGGTGATCTGGGTGATACGTAGCGCGGAAGCCACCACCTGGCCCAGGTGCTGAAAGGCCCCGGTCACCGGGGCCAGCGCTTCAAACGCCGCCAGCGCGCAGAAGACAAACAGCGCAATGAGCGGACCCGGCTGGGAATTATCGCCCACGCCGCCGGAGGCCATCCACAGCATCGCCATCACCGCAACACCGCCAATCAACAGCATCAGCGCCTGAGACAGGGCCGTGAGTTCTGACTGCTTGCGCTGGGCTTCGTGCCAGTTCAGCTCGGTGTTTTCCATCTGCGCGCGGTAACGACGGCTGGCGCCAAAAATAGTCAACTCTGCCTGCCCCTGCAGCCAGCCCGTCAGCTGCTGGCGATATTCGCCGCGCAGACGGGTCAGGTTTTCACCGGTCGGTTTCCCGGCGCGGTAAAACAGCGGCGGCAGCAGAAACAGCGTAAGGAGCATGATCCCGCCGAGCACCAGCGCGATGTTGACGTCAAGCAGGCACAGGCCGAGAGTAACGACCACAATCACCACCAGGGCACCCACCAGCGGGGAGATAACGCGCAGGTAGAGGTGATCGAGCGTATCAACATCCGCGACCACGCGGTTCAACAGTTCGCCCTGGCGATAGCGCGCCAGCCCGGCAGGGGAGAGGGGCAGCAGCTTGCTGAAGGTGGTCACGCGCAGGTGCTGCAGCACGCGGAAGGTGGCGTCATGGCTGACCAGACGTTCGAAGTAGCGCCCGGCGGTGCGGGCAATGGCGGTGCCGCGAACGCCTGCGGCGGGCAGCATATAGTTGAAGCTGTACAGCCCGGCAAACCCGGCCACCGCCGAGGCAGAAAGGAACCAGCCGGAGAGCGTTAACAGGCCGATACTGGCCAGCAGGGTGAGGATCGCCAGCACCACGCCGAGGGTTAGCATCCATTTGTGGCGCATATAGAGCGCCAGATAAGGCAGTAAAGCGCGCATCAGATATCCTCCTGACGGTTCGCCAGCAGGGCCGCAAACGGCCCCTGTGCTGCCGCGAGCGTGGCATAATCGCCCTGCTCGACAAGCTGTCCGTTTTCCATCACCCAGACCTGATCCCAGTGAGCAATGCCCTCCAGCTGGTGGGTGACCATCAGCGTGGTCTGCTGCTGCGAGGCGGCATCAAGGGCCAGCATTACGCGCTGTTCGCTGTGCGCGTCCAGGCTGGCAGCGGGCTCATCCAGCAGTAAAAGCTGGCAGGGATTAAGCAGGGCGCGGGCCACGGCGATACGCTGCGCCTGTCCGACGGAAAGCCCAGCCGACTGATCGCCGACAATCGTATCCACCCCGTTCGGCAGCAGGGGCAGGAACTCGCTGACCCAGGCGCGATCGAGCACCGACTGCAGCTCTTCGTCGCTGGCATCCGGGCGCGCCAGCAGCACGTTTTCCCGCAGCGTGGCTGCCGGAAGCTGCGGATTCTGACCCACCCAGCTTAAATGGGTGCGCCATTCATCAGGATCGAGCGCGGAGAGTTCGGCCTGATTTATGCGCAGCGACCCGCTGTAGGCCATAAAGCCGGAGAGCGCATTCAGCAGCGAGCTTTTGCCCGAGCCGCTGGTACCGACCAGCACCACGCGCTGGCCTGCCGCGAGTGTAAAGTTTAATGGCCCCGCCAGCACCTTACCTTCCGGCGACAGCACGCAGAAATTCTCTGCCTCAATGCTGACCGGTTTGCTGGTGCTCAGGGTCAAGTCACCGCGCTGCGGATGGGCCAGCGGCGTTTCGAGGAAGGTTTTCAGGCTGTCGGCTGCGCCCACGGCCTGGGCCTTCGCATGATAGAAGGTGCCCAGATCGCGCAGCGGCTGGAAGAACTCCGGGGCCAGAATCAATGCCAGGAAGCCTGCTGAGAGGGTCACGGCAGTGCCGTAGTGACCAAAATCGAGGGCGCCCAGATAGGAGAAACCAAAATAGACGGCGACCAGGGCAATCGACAGAGAGGTAAAGAACTCCAGCACCCCGGAGGATAAGAACGCCAGGCGTAACACCTCCATGGTGCGCTGACGGAAGTCCTGAGAGGCGTGGCGAATGTTGTCGGTTTCGGCTTCACCGCGCCCAAAAATGCGCAGCGTCTCCATGCCGCGCAGGCGGTCAAGGAAGTGGCCGCTGAGGCGACCCAGCGCCAGGAAGTTGCGGCGGTTGGCATCGGCGGCGCCCATGCCGACCATTGCCATAAACAGCGGGATCAGCGGAGCGGTACCCAGCAGGATCAGCGCCGCGACCCAGTTATACGGGAAGATCGCCAGCACAATCAGCAGAGGAACAAAGACGGCCAGCGCCATCTGCGGCAGATAGCGGGCGTAGTAGTCATGCATATCGTCGATTTGCTCGAGGATAAGCGTCGCCCAGCTACCGGCGGGCTTGCCCTGGATCCAGGCTGGACCGGCTTCCTGCAGCCTGTCGAGCACCTGGCGGCGAATTTCGTAGCGGATGTTCTGTCCGGCGTGAAAACCCACGCGCTCACGCAACCAGACCACCCAGGCACGCAGAATAAAGACCAGAATCAGCACAATGAAAGGCAGTAACAGGGCCTCACGCGGGATGTTTTCCATGATCATATGGTTAAGAATGCGGGCCAGCAGCCATGCCTGGCCTACAATCAACACGCCGCTGATAAACCCTAAAAGACGGGAAATATTCAGCCAGCGGCGGGAAAGAACGCTTTGCTGTTTCAGCCAGCGTGTTAACTCTTGTTGACGGGTTTTTTCCATTGCGTGATTTGCAGGTGATGTTATTAGGTATTGGGCACGGCAATGTTACATCGCAGAGACAATAAAGGCGACTTATCGCCGCCTTTTTTTACGTTTGTTGCTGATTTGTAAAAATTATTTACTCTGATCGGCCAGTCCGTCGAGATAACGTTCTGCATCCAGCGCCGCCATACAACCGGTGCCCGCAGAGGTGATCGCCTGACGATAAATGTGGTCCATCACGTCGCCCGCAGCGAACACGCCCGGGATGCTGGTCTGGGTGGCATTGCCGTGGATCCCGGACTGCACTTTGATGTAGCCGTTCTCCAGCTCCAGCTGACCGTCGAAGATCGCAGTGTTCGGGCTGTGGCCGATGGCAACAAACAGACCTGCCACTTCCAGCGTTTCAACGTTGTCGGTGTTCTGCGTATCGCGAATGCGCAGACCCGCTACGCCCATCTGATCGCCGGTCACTTCTTCCAGCGTGCGGTGGGTGTGCAGCACGATGTTGCCGCTGGCCACTTTATCCATCAGGCGCTTGATCAGAATTTTTTCCGCGCGGAAGGTATCACGGCGATGAATGAGATGCACTTCAGAGGCGATATTCGCCAGGTACAGTGCTTCTTCCACGGCGGTATTGCCGCCACCGATGACCGCGACCTTCTGGTTGCGATAGAAGAAACCGTCGCAGGTAGCGCAGGCGGAAACGCCGCGACCTTTGAAGGCTTCTTCAGACGGCAGGCCCAGATAGCGGGCAGAGGCGCCGGTCGCAATAATCAGCGCATCGCAGGTGTATTCTGCGTTGTCACCGGTCAGGCGGAACGGACGGTTCTGCAGATCGACCTTGTTGATGTGGTCAAAAATGATTTCGGTATCAAATTTGGCGGCATGCTCGTGCATGCGTTCCATCAGCAGCGGCCCGGTCAGGCCTTCAGGATCGCCTGGCCAGTTTTCTACTTCGGTGGTGGTGGTCAGCTGACCGCCTTTTTCCATGCCCGTAATCAGTACCGGTTGCAGGTTAGCGCGTGCAGCGTAGACCGCTGCGGTGTATCCCGCAGGTCCAGAACCAAGGATTAGCAGCTTACTGTGTTTGGCCGTGCCCATGAGATCCCCATTGTTGTTGGCAGACATTTTCCCGGATTGTAGGGAATTTGCGGTCGTAAAAAAAGGGCGTAGCGATTTTGTTAACGATGTGTGTAATAGAAATCGCCAATCAACGGCGGAGCAGGGAAGGTGATTTTATAACAATAATCATGGCAAATCGCTCGAAACGACGGCGATAAAATGAGGATTAATCGCCGGTCGTAATGAATATCCGGCATGTTGTACTAAAAATCGATGTTTTGCTTTGACAATCCCCTGCGCTTTTGCGAAAACATTCAAGGAAGAAAAAAAACGGTCTTTGTGTAACGCATAGTCATGCACAAAATCACCATTTTTACCGGGTCAGCGAAATCTACGCATGGTGTGGACAGATGCCATTCGTGATGTTGATGGCCGCCTCTGGGCAACGGTCTTCATACCACATAACCCCAATCGAATCGCGCAAACTAAAAAACAGGCGATGCGATTAACCGCGGGGAAAGACTCTGAACAGTGAAGTGCACAGGGTCCTGGCAGGAGTTAGGGAAGGAATACAGAGAGACAATAATAATGGTAGATAGCAAGAAGCGCCCTGGCAAAGATCTCGACCGTATCGATCGTAACATTCTTAATGAATTGCAAAAGGATGGGCGTATTTCCAACGTCGAGCTTTCAAAACGTGTGGGACTTTCCCCGACGCCATGCCTTGAGCGTGTGCGCCGACTGGAAAGACAGGGTTTTATTCAGGGCTATACAGCGCTGCTGAACCCGCATTACCTGGATGCCTCACTTCTGGTATTTGTTGAGATTACTCTGAATCGTGGTGCGCCGGATGTGTTTGAACAGTTCAATGCCGCCGTGCAAAAACTTGAAGAAATTCAAGAGTGTCATCTGGTTTCCGGTGATTTCGACTACCTGTTGAAAACCCGCGTACCTGATATGTCTGCATACCGTAAGCTGCTGGGCGAAACCCTGCTGCGACTGCCTGGCGTGAACGACACCCGTACCTATGTGGTAATGGAAGAAGTCAAACAGAGCAATCGTCTGGTTATTAAGACGCGCTAACACGGAACAGGTGCATTATCAGCGTACTTTGATTACACTCCTGGTAATCCATACAGCAACAGTGTCGGGCCTCCCGGCACTGTTGTCCGTTTAGCACTCAGGCAGGAATTGCCTGATACCTGGAGAGCCTGTTTTGAGCCAGGAATATACCGAAGACAAAGAAGTCAATTTAACCAAGCTCAGCAGTGGGCGCCGACTCCTTGAGGCGTTACTGATCCTTGTTGCTCTTTTTGCCGTCTGGTTGATGGCAGCCTTACTCAGTTTCAATCCCTCCGATCCCAGCTGGTCACAGACCGCATGGCACGAGCCTATCCATAATTTAGGCGGCGTACCGGGCGCCTGGCTGGCGGATACGCTGTTCTTTATCTTTGGCGTGATGGCCTACACCCTTCCCGTCATCATTATTGGTGGCTGTTGGTTTGCCTGGCGCCATCGCCAGAACGATGACTACATCGACTACTTTGCCGTTTCGCTGCGCCTGATTGGCGCGCTGGCGCTGATCCTCACCTCCTGCGGTCTGGCGGCAATTAACGCCGATGACATCTGGTATTTTGCCTCCGGTGGGGTGATCGGCAGCCTGCTGAGCACCGCTTTACAGCCGATGCTGCACAGCAGCGGCGGCACCATCGCGCTGCTCTGCGTGTGGGGCGCGGGGCTGACGCTGTTTACCGGCTGGTCCTGGGTCAGCATTGCTGAAAAAATCGGCAGCGTGATCCTCAACGTCCTGACCTTTGCCAGCAACCGCACCCGTCGCGATGACACCTGGATTGAGGAAGAGTATGAAGACGACGACTACGACGAGGCTGAGCCAGCCGTAGAGCGTAGCGAATCCCGCCGCGCGCGCATTATGCGTGGGGCC
This Leclercia sp. S52 DNA region includes the following protein-coding sequences:
- the cydC gene encoding cysteine/glutathione ABC transporter ATP-binding protein/permease CydC, whose protein sequence is MRALLPYLALYMRHKWMLTLGVVLAILTLLASIGLLTLSGWFLSASAVAGFAGLYSFNYMLPAAGVRGTAIARTAGRYFERLVSHDATFRVLQHLRVTTFSKLLPLSPAGLARYRQGELLNRVVADVDTLDHLYLRVISPLVGALVVIVVVTLGLCLLDVNIALVLGGIMLLTLFLLPPLFYRAGKPTGENLTRLRGEYRQQLTGWLQGQAELTIFGASRRYRAQMENTELNWHEAQRKQSELTALSQALMLLIGGVAVMAMLWMASGGVGDNSQPGPLIALFVFCALAAFEALAPVTGAFQHLGQVVASALRITQITGQQPEVQFSTAASDVPEQLALRLADVSFAYDGQAQPALDHINLTIPAGAHVAVLGRTGCGKSTLLQLLTRAWDPAQGQILFNDTPLAAMSEPALRKTVSVVPQRVHLFSATLRDNLLLAAPGAADDALSAMLEKVGLHKLLDDEGLNSWLGEGGRQLSGGELRRLAIARALLHDAPLMLLDEPTEGLDATTERQILDLLEKEMQGKTVLMVTHRLRGLADFDQIIVMDNGQIIEQGSHAELLAKQGRYYQFKQRL
- the cydD gene encoding cysteine/glutathione ABC transporter permease/ATP-binding protein CydD, whose protein sequence is MEKTRQQELTRWLKQQSVLSRRWLNISRLLGFISGVLIVGQAWLLARILNHMIMENIPREALLLPFIVLILVFILRAWVVWLRERVGFHAGQNIRYEIRRQVLDRLQEAGPAWIQGKPAGSWATLILEQIDDMHDYYARYLPQMALAVFVPLLIVLAIFPYNWVAALILLGTAPLIPLFMAMVGMGAADANRRNFLALGRLSGHFLDRLRGMETLRIFGRGEAETDNIRHASQDFRQRTMEVLRLAFLSSGVLEFFTSLSIALVAVYFGFSYLGALDFGHYGTAVTLSAGFLALILAPEFFQPLRDLGTFYHAKAQAVGAADSLKTFLETPLAHPQRGDLTLSTSKPVSIEAENFCVLSPEGKVLAGPLNFTLAAGQRVVLVGTSGSGKSSLLNALSGFMAYSGSLRINQAELSALDPDEWRTHLSWVGQNPQLPAATLRENVLLARPDASDEELQSVLDRAWVSEFLPLLPNGVDTIVGDQSAGLSVGQAQRIAVARALLNPCQLLLLDEPAASLDAHSEQRVMLALDAASQQQTTLMVTHQLEGIAHWDQVWVMENGQLVEQGDYATLAAAQGPFAALLANRQEDI
- the trxB gene encoding thioredoxin-disulfide reductase, which encodes MGTAKHSKLLILGSGPAGYTAAVYAARANLQPVLITGMEKGGQLTTTTEVENWPGDPEGLTGPLLMERMHEHAAKFDTEIIFDHINKVDLQNRPFRLTGDNAEYTCDALIIATGASARYLGLPSEEAFKGRGVSACATCDGFFYRNQKVAVIGGGNTAVEEALYLANIASEVHLIHRRDTFRAEKILIKRLMDKVASGNIVLHTHRTLEEVTGDQMGVAGLRIRDTQNTDNVETLEVAGLFVAIGHSPNTAIFDGQLELENGYIKVQSGIHGNATQTSIPGVFAAGDVMDHIYRQAITSAGTGCMAALDAERYLDGLADQSK
- the lrp gene encoding leucine-responsive transcriptional regulator Lrp; translated protein: MVDSKKRPGKDLDRIDRNILNELQKDGRISNVELSKRVGLSPTPCLERVRRLERQGFIQGYTALLNPHYLDASLLVFVEITLNRGAPDVFEQFNAAVQKLEEIQECHLVSGDFDYLLKTRVPDMSAYRKLLGETLLRLPGVNDTRTYVVMEEVKQSNRLVIKTR